ATTATTACAACATGAGAAATCATAGAGATTCATCAATAGAaggattgatttattgattgatagACTCACCATGTGCTCCAGAACATGACTTGAGAGTCTCTTGAAGTACATTTCCAGCTTCTTGTTCTTCTTGTGGCCGTGGTGGCTCTAAAGGAATAAAAGGGAACAGAAATCCgtcaaaaaaaaccctaatttcTGTCTACGTTTGTAAATGTGAGGTTAATCCACAGTGAGACTCACACAGGAGCGAAGGCCGACAGCCTGCCGGCTCACCACACTGAGGAAGTTCTCCTCTGTGTTCTCCTCCCATGATGCAGAGCTGTAACCCCCCTCCAGCAGAGAGACCATCTCCTCCAGAACCTGAACTGTGAAACCGAGTTTGTCCTCAGCCTGGAGGAAGAAAATTCATCACAGATCACAACAGGGACAGATTTATGTCACTCTTTTAACAGCTGCATAAAAGGAGAGAAATTGTGAGTCTTTGTAGATGTTTATAATAAAGGTTGAGTGACTCACTGATGCTTTGGACGCCTGGCTGTACAGGTGATTCGGGAAGGACACAGTGGCCT
The Plectropomus leopardus isolate mb unplaced genomic scaffold, YSFRI_Pleo_2.0 unplaced_scaffold29328, whole genome shotgun sequence DNA segment above includes these coding regions:
- the LOC121938392 gene encoding interferon a3-like: MFSQMLLVLLSVSVFSAASSLSCRWMDQKFSQHSQDSLKLLNTMANNSTNTTEDAAPEATVSFPNHLYSQASKASAEDKLGFTVQVLEEMVSLLEGGYSSASWEENTEENFLSVVSRQAVGLRSCSHHGHKKNKKLEMYFKRLSSHVLEHMGHSAEAWELIRREIQSHLKRVELLISPLTN